One window from the genome of Candidatus Didemnitutus sp. encodes:
- a CDS encoding MFS transporter, which translates to MTARAAPSPATIYWTAFVGLFFDYYDLYLFVYLERALADEFALTPTQSSWLQFAGLAGVGVGSLIFGFLADRVGRGRAMLATFALYGAGITGISLAWSAGSLLAFRLLASLALGAEWGISHTYLAERVAGATRYRFSAWLQFSILGGLLAAMAARFALPIVGWRALFAASLVPVAGLALWRWRALAEPVVEEKKSPDAARAVWRSQGGAFVVCFAMASLTIASGTMNVFYARELPQSPWFTALFWLNVAPGMAFGAWLVGRVGVTRALWLYAAGLTALSLACWQWTWTGRSLFFALSLPLLNGVPFGLMGAYFNEVFARYRTTLSGAAYNLGRILAGFAPVLIAALGLHEGGRYFLFTAALGLAVAALGFVLPQAAGAKDRAD; encoded by the coding sequence GTGACCGCGCGCGCCGCTCCGTCGCCAGCGACGATCTACTGGACGGCGTTCGTCGGACTGTTCTTCGATTACTACGACCTTTACCTGTTCGTCTATCTCGAGCGCGCGCTGGCGGACGAGTTTGCGCTGACGCCGACGCAGAGCAGTTGGCTGCAGTTTGCGGGACTCGCGGGCGTCGGTGTCGGTTCGCTGATCTTCGGGTTTCTGGCCGATCGCGTGGGACGTGGTCGTGCGATGCTGGCGACGTTCGCGCTTTATGGCGCTGGCATCACGGGCATCAGTCTCGCTTGGAGTGCGGGGAGCCTGCTGGCGTTCCGGTTGCTCGCGTCGCTCGCGCTCGGGGCGGAGTGGGGAATCAGTCACACGTATCTCGCCGAGCGGGTGGCGGGCGCAACGCGGTATCGGTTCTCGGCCTGGCTTCAGTTTTCGATCCTCGGCGGGCTGCTCGCGGCGATGGCGGCGCGTTTCGCATTGCCGATCGTCGGGTGGCGCGCGCTGTTCGCGGCGTCGCTTGTGCCCGTGGCGGGTTTGGCGCTGTGGCGGTGGCGGGCGCTGGCGGAGCCGGTGGTGGAGGAGAAGAAATCGCCCGACGCGGCGCGCGCGGTATGGCGGTCGCAGGGCGGCGCGTTCGTCGTCTGCTTCGCGATGGCCAGCCTGACGATCGCGAGCGGCACGATGAACGTCTTCTATGCGCGTGAGCTGCCGCAGTCGCCTTGGTTCACGGCGCTGTTTTGGTTGAACGTCGCGCCGGGCATGGCGTTCGGTGCGTGGCTGGTCGGTCGGGTGGGCGTGACGCGCGCGCTGTGGCTCTACGCGGCGGGTTTGACGGCGCTGTCGCTGGCGTGCTGGCAGTGGACGTGGACGGGGCGCAGTTTGTTTTTCGCACTCAGCCTGCCGTTGTTGAACGGCGTGCCGTTCGGATTGATGGGCGCGTATTTCAACGAAGTGTTTGCGCGGTATCGCACGACGCTGTCCGGCGCGGCGTATAATCTCGGGCGGATTCTTGCGGGCTTCGCGCCGGTGCTGATCGCGGCGCTGGGCCTGCACGAAGGCGGGCGCTATTTCCTGTTCACCGCGGCGCTCGGGTTGGCGGTGGCGGCGTTGGGTTTCGTGCTGCCGCAGGCGGCGGGAGCGAAGGACCGCGCGGACTAG
- the glmM gene encoding phosphoglucosamine mutase, protein MGSRKYFGTDGVRGAYGSATMNEAFAWRLGAAAARFARENGAASSVVYIGRDTRASGASLEAALAGGLAAEGFKPVSLGIVPTPAVSLALRSAPAAFGVVITASHNPAADNGIKFFGPTGIKLTDDEESRIEALLPDASALAHGALENFDARSLYIATAVRLLPVGALRGWKVVLDAANGAGCHTSHAVLTQLGADVVTIGCSPDGNNINAAVGSQHPEQMAAAVQAHCARLGIAHDGDADRCILCDENGDVLDGDEILTVLALHALKCGRLAHGQLVITVQSNLGVDAALAAAGGKVARTPVGDRYVIERMLADHATLGGESSGHVICADVSPTGDGLVAALKVLEVMLATGQPLSQLRRQLRKFPQVTAALKVREKKPLDRLPTLPATIAALERELGSSGRVLVRYSGTEPKLRLLVEGPTDEIVGAALARLEQATRSDLEVL, encoded by the coding sequence ATGGGTTCGCGGAAGTATTTCGGCACGGACGGCGTGCGCGGTGCCTACGGCAGCGCGACGATGAACGAGGCATTCGCCTGGCGGCTCGGCGCGGCCGCGGCGCGGTTTGCGCGGGAGAACGGAGCTGCGTCGTCGGTCGTCTACATCGGGCGCGACACGCGTGCGTCCGGCGCGAGCCTCGAGGCCGCCCTCGCCGGCGGGCTGGCGGCGGAAGGGTTCAAACCGGTGAGCCTTGGCATCGTGCCGACGCCGGCCGTGAGCCTCGCGCTGCGGTCCGCGCCGGCGGCGTTCGGCGTAGTGATCACCGCCTCGCACAATCCCGCCGCGGACAATGGCATCAAGTTTTTCGGTCCGACCGGCATCAAGCTCACCGACGACGAGGAGTCGCGCATCGAAGCGTTGCTGCCGGACGCGTCGGCGCTGGCGCACGGTGCGCTGGAGAATTTTGACGCGCGTTCGCTCTACATCGCGACCGCCGTGCGGCTGCTGCCGGTCGGCGCGTTGCGCGGTTGGAAAGTTGTGCTCGACGCGGCGAACGGCGCCGGGTGTCACACCAGCCACGCGGTGCTCACGCAACTCGGCGCGGACGTCGTGACGATCGGTTGCTCACCCGACGGCAACAACATCAACGCCGCGGTCGGCAGTCAGCACCCGGAGCAAATGGCCGCGGCGGTCCAGGCGCACTGTGCGCGCCTCGGCATCGCGCACGACGGCGACGCGGATCGCTGCATCCTGTGCGACGAAAACGGCGACGTCCTCGACGGCGACGAGATTCTTACGGTGCTCGCCTTGCATGCGTTGAAGTGTGGCCGGCTCGCGCACGGGCAGCTCGTGATCACGGTGCAAAGCAATCTTGGCGTCGACGCGGCGTTGGCGGCTGCGGGCGGCAAGGTCGCGCGGACGCCCGTGGGCGACCGTTACGTGATCGAGCGCATGCTCGCGGACCACGCCACGCTCGGTGGCGAATCGTCGGGCCATGTGATTTGCGCGGATGTGTCGCCGACCGGCGATGGCCTCGTCGCCGCGCTCAAGGTTCTCGAAGTCATGCTCGCGACCGGCCAGCCGCTTTCCCAGCTGCGGCGTCAGCTGCGGAAATTTCCCCAAGTCACCGCCGCGCTCAAGGTGCGCGAAAAGAAACCGTTGGATCGCCTGCCGACATTGCCCGCCACGATCGCCGCGCTGGAGCGTGAGCTGGGCAGCAGCGGCCGCGTGCTCGTGCGCTACTCGGGCACCGAGCCGAAGCTGCGCCTGCTGGTCGAAGGGCCGACCGACGAAATCGTCGGCGCGGCGCTGGCGCGGCTCGAGCAGGCGACGCGCAGCGATCTCGAGGTGCTGTAA
- the trpD gene encoding anthranilate phosphoribosyltransferase: protein MLLEQLTPELHARRDLTPVDARSAALALASPDIAEVVKIDFLAALAAKGETAEEIAAFARTYREVARDPGVQEWAPRALDIVGTGGDHAGGFNVSTLVTLTLAAAGVPVMKHGNAGITSKCGSADLMASFGLDLQASPEKTRAALRELGFCFFFAPAYHPTFKHIAPARKALAARGQRTIFNILGPLINPGRPAHVMLGVYAPALVEKFATTLAALDCPAGIVAHGVIEPGRGIDEWTTATDNLVAGVGRLKNATANWTPADFGLERAPFADLIGGDVATNRALTEAILAGKAPRGLMDTIVAVAAMGLWIAGRQPDLRSGVPVARELLFGGAVAKKIADTREFYRS from the coding sequence ATGTTGCTCGAGCAACTGACACCCGAACTCCACGCGCGTCGCGACCTCACCCCCGTCGACGCGCGCTCCGCCGCACTCGCGCTGGCCAGTCCCGACATCGCCGAGGTCGTGAAGATCGATTTTCTCGCCGCGCTCGCCGCCAAGGGCGAAACCGCCGAGGAAATCGCCGCCTTCGCCCGCACCTATCGCGAAGTCGCGCGCGATCCCGGCGTGCAGGAGTGGGCGCCGCGCGCGCTCGACATCGTCGGCACCGGCGGCGACCACGCGGGCGGTTTCAACGTCTCGACGCTCGTCACGCTCACGCTCGCCGCTGCGGGCGTGCCGGTGATGAAGCACGGCAATGCCGGCATCACTTCGAAATGCGGTAGCGCCGACCTCATGGCGTCGTTCGGCCTCGATCTCCAGGCCTCGCCGGAAAAGACGCGCGCCGCGCTGCGCGAGCTGGGCTTCTGTTTCTTCTTCGCGCCCGCGTATCACCCGACGTTCAAGCACATCGCTCCCGCCCGCAAGGCGCTCGCTGCGCGCGGCCAGCGCACGATCTTCAACATCCTCGGTCCGCTCATCAACCCCGGCCGGCCTGCGCACGTGATGCTCGGCGTCTACGCGCCGGCGTTGGTGGAGAAATTCGCGACGACTCTCGCCGCCCTCGATTGCCCCGCTGGCATCGTGGCGCACGGCGTCATCGAGCCGGGGCGCGGCATCGACGAATGGACGACCGCGACCGACAATCTCGTGGCCGGCGTCGGCCGCCTGAAAAATGCCACCGCCAACTGGACGCCAGCGGACTTCGGCTTGGAACGCGCGCCGTTTGCCGACTTGATCGGCGGCGACGTCGCGACCAACCGCGCGCTCACCGAAGCGATTCTTGCCGGAAAGGCACCGCGCGGGCTCATGGACACGATCGTGGCGGTGGCCGCGATGGGCTTGTGGATCGCCGGGCGTCAGCCGGACCTGCGCAGCGGCGTGCCGGTCGCGCGCGAACTGCTGTTCGGCGGAGCGGTCGCCAAAAAGATTGCCGACACTCGCGAATTCTATCGTTCGTAG
- a CDS encoding undecaprenyl-diphosphate phosphatase, which translates to MFRRIPGRLLSVIAACVALSVAHAAEPASKKRAPREPAPKPVAELSATDAIVLGVVEGVTEFLPISSTGHLIIASQMLGLESDKPLTNAAGEPLWHKKPSEKHPEGEPLTLKLAADTYTVVIQVGAILAVVFMYWSQLVNMLLGLFGRSSSGFRLLRNVLLAFVPVAVIGLLLHDLIDKYLFSIGAVVAAQIGGALLMLWAERWRKKNSGIGFSKSDPADMSQGKAVGIGFAQCLALWPGTSRSMVTIVGGYLAGLTPVKAAEFSFLVGLPTLAGAAVYKSYKSGAAMIEVFGWSSVLLGCVVAAVSAALAVKFFVRFLSRNGLALFAFYRIAVAVVLAAFYLF; encoded by the coding sequence GTGTTTCGTCGAATTCCGGGTCGCCTCCTGTCTGTCATAGCCGCCTGCGTCGCGTTGAGCGTCGCGCACGCCGCCGAGCCGGCGTCGAAAAAAAGAGCGCCGCGCGAGCCGGCGCCCAAACCGGTCGCCGAGCTGAGTGCGACCGACGCGATCGTGCTCGGCGTCGTGGAAGGCGTGACGGAGTTCCTGCCGATCTCTTCGACCGGACACCTGATCATCGCGAGCCAGATGCTCGGCCTGGAATCGGACAAGCCGTTGACGAATGCCGCGGGCGAACCGCTCTGGCATAAGAAGCCGTCCGAGAAACACCCGGAGGGCGAGCCGCTCACGCTGAAGCTCGCAGCGGACACTTACACGGTCGTCATCCAAGTCGGCGCGATCCTCGCCGTGGTTTTCATGTATTGGTCGCAGCTTGTGAACATGCTGCTCGGCCTGTTCGGGCGGAGCAGTTCGGGTTTCCGCCTGCTGCGGAATGTGCTGCTGGCCTTCGTGCCAGTCGCGGTGATCGGTCTGCTGCTGCACGATCTGATCGACAAATACCTGTTTTCGATCGGAGCCGTGGTGGCGGCCCAGATCGGCGGTGCGCTGCTCATGCTTTGGGCCGAGCGCTGGCGGAAAAAGAACTCCGGCATCGGTTTCTCGAAATCCGATCCGGCCGACATGAGCCAGGGGAAGGCAGTCGGCATCGGTTTCGCGCAGTGCCTGGCGCTGTGGCCGGGCACGAGTCGCTCGATGGTGACGATCGTCGGCGGCTATTTGGCGGGACTGACGCCGGTGAAGGCGGCGGAGTTCAGCTTTTTGGTCGGCTTGCCCACGCTCGCCGGCGCGGCGGTCTACAAGTCCTACAAGTCCGGCGCGGCGATGATCGAGGTTTTCGGTTGGTCCAGCGTGCTGCTGGGCTGCGTCGTGGCCGCGGTTTCGGCCGCGCTAGCCGTGAAATTCTTCGTGCGCTTCCTGTCCCGCAACGGCCTCGCGCTGTTCGCGTTTTACCGCATCGCGGTGGCGGTGGTGTTGGCCGCTTTCTACCTGTTCTAA
- the rpmF gene encoding 50S ribosomal protein L32, which produces MANPKRKQSKRRSANRRAANAFKAPQVAKDSDGGAFRPHRVNPKTGMYRGRQVLDVTV; this is translated from the coding sequence ATGGCCAATCCGAAACGTAAGCAATCCAAGCGCCGCAGCGCCAACCGCCGCGCGGCCAACGCCTTCAAAGCCCCGCAGGTCGCCAAAGACAGCGACGGCGGTGCCTTCCGCCCGCACCGCGTGAACCCGAAGACGGGTATGTATCGCGGCCGTCAGGTGCTCGACGTCACCGTCTGA
- the plsX gene encoding phosphate acyltransferase PlsX encodes MGGDLGPAEVVAAVKLALAEDQDLAPIVLVGQQEVLTPLVAEAGLAGSPRVSIVHASEVITMDDKPLKALKTKKDASMVRAIELVKSGEAKVAVSSGNTGALMAGGTLRLRMMNGVDRPALAAVIPREGGHFVLIDAGANPEAKPEHLMHNAILGADYARVILGLENPRVGLLTIGTEEGKGNALITETNELLKKINGVVNYVGPIEGFQVFRNHVDVVVCDGFVGNTLLKTWESLAKFITGMLKDELKQSPVRMAGAVLAKGAFSALKDRMNPDRYGGAPLLGVRGNILKAHGSSNRHAWASAIRAAGKIIRQDLYHRIEDDVAKANELIQVAPGISPTNN; translated from the coding sequence ATGGGTGGCGACTTGGGCCCTGCGGAAGTAGTCGCGGCGGTCAAACTCGCCCTTGCCGAGGATCAGGATCTCGCTCCCATCGTCCTGGTGGGCCAGCAGGAGGTTTTGACCCCGCTCGTCGCCGAAGCCGGCCTCGCCGGCAGCCCGCGTGTGTCGATCGTGCACGCCTCCGAGGTGATCACGATGGACGACAAACCGCTCAAGGCGCTCAAGACCAAGAAGGACGCCTCGATGGTGCGCGCCATCGAGCTCGTGAAGTCGGGCGAGGCCAAGGTCGCCGTCAGCTCCGGCAACACCGGCGCGTTGATGGCCGGCGGCACGCTCCGCCTGCGCATGATGAACGGCGTTGACCGCCCTGCGCTCGCCGCGGTCATTCCGCGCGAAGGCGGGCACTTCGTGCTCATCGACGCCGGCGCCAATCCTGAGGCGAAGCCCGAGCACCTGATGCACAACGCCATCCTCGGCGCCGACTACGCCCGCGTCATCCTCGGCCTCGAAAACCCGCGCGTGGGCCTCCTCACCATCGGCACCGAAGAAGGCAAAGGCAACGCGCTCATCACCGAGACGAACGAGCTGCTGAAGAAGATCAACGGCGTCGTGAACTACGTCGGCCCCATCGAGGGCTTCCAGGTTTTCCGCAACCACGTCGACGTGGTCGTGTGCGATGGTTTCGTCGGCAACACGCTCCTCAAGACGTGGGAGTCGCTCGCGAAATTCATCACCGGCATGCTCAAGGACGAGCTGAAGCAGAGCCCCGTCCGCATGGCCGGAGCCGTCCTCGCCAAGGGGGCCTTCAGCGCCTTGAAGGACCGCATGAACCCCGACCGCTACGGCGGCGCGCCGCTCCTCGGCGTGCGCGGCAACATTCTCAAGGCCCACGGTTCCTCCAACCGCCACGCCTGGGCCAGCGCCATCCGCGCCGCGGGCAAAATCATCCGCCAGGACCTTTACCACCGCATCGAAGACGACGTCGCCAAGGCCAACGAGCTTATCCAAGTCGCGCCCGGCATCTCGCCGACGAATAACTAA
- a CDS encoding ketoacyl-ACP synthase III yields the protein MASVIIAGVGAYAPERILTNEDLTKMVDTSDEWIRTRSGIRERHIAAPDQACSDLALIAAQRALADAKVSASEVDLLIIATATPDYPLPSTACVVQHKLGVPPHATAFDIAAACSGFVYALEIAYGQLLTGRYKCALIIGSEKLSSITDWSDRTTCVLFGDGAGAAVLKKSDQDGVGIIGSDLGADGELAEYLYTPAGGSRCPASPKTVAEKGHFLRMKGKEIFKNAVRVMETVAREMVEQHGLTFDQINLVIPHQANVRIVEALAGNLGVPLDRFYVNIDRYGNTSSASIPLALDEARKAGKIKPGDYTLLVAFGAGFTYGSTLIRW from the coding sequence ATGGCCTCCGTGATCATCGCCGGAGTCGGCGCCTATGCGCCCGAACGCATCCTCACCAACGAGGATCTCACCAAAATGGTCGATACGTCCGACGAGTGGATCCGCACTCGTTCCGGCATCCGCGAGCGACACATCGCCGCGCCGGATCAGGCGTGCTCCGACCTCGCTCTCATCGCCGCCCAGCGTGCCCTCGCCGACGCGAAGGTCAGCGCCTCGGAGGTCGACCTCCTCATCATCGCGACGGCCACTCCGGACTACCCGCTCCCGTCCACGGCCTGCGTCGTCCAGCACAAGCTCGGCGTCCCGCCGCACGCGACCGCCTTCGACATCGCGGCGGCCTGCTCGGGCTTCGTCTACGCCCTCGAGATCGCCTACGGCCAGCTGCTCACCGGCCGCTACAAGTGCGCGCTGATCATCGGATCGGAGAAACTCTCCTCCATCACCGACTGGTCCGACCGCACCACCTGCGTGCTCTTCGGCGACGGCGCCGGCGCCGCCGTGTTGAAGAAGAGCGATCAGGACGGCGTGGGCATCATCGGCTCCGACCTCGGCGCCGACGGCGAACTCGCCGAATACCTCTACACGCCCGCCGGTGGTTCGCGTTGCCCCGCCTCGCCCAAGACCGTCGCGGAGAAAGGCCACTTCCTGCGCATGAAGGGCAAGGAGATCTTCAAGAACGCCGTCCGCGTCATGGAGACCGTCGCGCGCGAAATGGTGGAACAACACGGCCTCACGTTTGACCAAATCAACCTCGTGATCCCCCACCAGGCGAATGTGCGAATCGTCGAAGCGCTCGCGGGCAACCTCGGTGTGCCCTTGGATCGCTTCTACGTGAACATCGATCGCTACGGCAACACGTCCTCCGCCTCCATTCCCCTCGCCCTCGACGAAGCCCGCAAGGCCGGCAAGATCAAGCCTGGCGACTACACGCTCCTTGTTGCTTTCGGCGCCGGCTTCACCTACGGCTCTACCCTCATTCGCTGGTAA
- the bamD gene encoding outer membrane protein assembly factor BamD, which produces MSRRTLSAFVAVVIALFGAARLSADLVWTPGQGWRIEGGALAGLSGEEGHNALEMMNTARNAEEKGSTRSAIKTYEKVAKKYPNSLYAGEALYRIGLLYEKRKQYFKSFESFQEMVMKYPSSQKFSQVIAEQYRIAQLLLDGARSYMWGVIPGFKNREKSVEYFEQIVHNAPYSDYAPLSLMNIARAHQKMGNTEEAIDALDRMINNYPKNVLTPDAYLKLAQTHSSLVDGAYYDQASTKEAITYYEDYLIQFPGDSGAGTAEKGLGDMKSMLAQSKMILADYYFKYRKNYTAAKVFYNEAITTYPDSPVAARARKMLVEVDSRLAGNKPQDVKDDQPAAPKKKKRFWLF; this is translated from the coding sequence ATGTCCCGTCGCACCCTCTCCGCCTTTGTTGCCGTCGTCATCGCGCTGTTCGGCGCCGCCCGCCTCAGCGCCGACCTCGTCTGGACGCCCGGCCAGGGCTGGCGCATCGAGGGCGGCGCCCTCGCCGGCCTCTCCGGCGAGGAAGGTCACAACGCGCTGGAGATGATGAACACCGCGCGCAACGCCGAGGAAAAAGGCTCCACGCGCTCCGCCATCAAGACCTACGAGAAGGTCGCCAAGAAATACCCGAACTCCCTCTACGCCGGCGAAGCGCTCTACCGCATCGGCCTGCTCTACGAGAAGCGGAAGCAATACTTCAAATCCTTTGAGTCCTTCCAGGAAATGGTGATGAAGTATCCGAGCAGCCAGAAGTTCTCGCAGGTCATCGCCGAGCAATACCGCATCGCCCAGCTCCTCCTCGACGGCGCCCGCTCCTACATGTGGGGCGTCATTCCCGGCTTCAAGAACCGCGAGAAGTCCGTCGAGTATTTCGAACAGATCGTCCACAACGCGCCCTACTCCGACTACGCGCCGCTCTCCCTGATGAACATCGCGCGCGCCCATCAGAAAATGGGTAACACCGAGGAAGCCATCGACGCCCTCGACCGGATGATCAACAACTACCCGAAGAACGTCCTCACGCCCGACGCTTACCTGAAGCTCGCCCAGACCCACTCCTCCCTCGTCGATGGCGCTTACTACGACCAAGCCTCCACCAAGGAAGCCATCACCTACTACGAGGATTACCTCATTCAATTCCCCGGCGATTCCGGCGCCGGCACCGCGGAAAAAGGCCTCGGCGACATGAAGTCCATGCTCGCCCAGAGCAAAATGATCCTCGCCGACTACTACTTCAAATACCGCAAGAACTACACCGCCGCGAAAGTCTTCTACAACGAGGCGATCACCACCTATCCCGATTCGCCCGTCGCCGCCCGCGCCCGCAAGATGCTCGTCGAAGTCGATTCCCGCCTCGCCGGCAACAAGCCGCAGGACGTGAAGGACGACCAGCCCGCCGCCCCGAAGAAGAAAAAGCGCTTCTGGCTCTTCTGA
- the rpe gene encoding ribulose-phosphate 3-epimerase translates to MPLSPVLAPSLLAGNHAALGASAQLAADSGAPWLHLDLMDGHFVPNLTFGPEVLAALRRAGVMTFFDTHLMLSEPHRYVEAFAKAGSNLISIHIEPAYDHAATLRRIRELGCQCGIVLNPGTPAESIRALLPHVDLVLVMTVQPGFGGQPFRRDMLPKLQQIDAWRREAGLSFRLEVDGGIDLVTGKECRAAGADTFVAGTSFFKASDRAAFAATFASL, encoded by the coding sequence ATGCCGCTTTCGCCCGTCCTCGCCCCTTCGCTCCTCGCCGGCAATCACGCCGCCCTCGGCGCCAGCGCCCAGCTCGCCGCCGATTCCGGCGCACCCTGGCTGCACCTCGATTTGATGGACGGCCACTTCGTGCCGAACCTCACCTTCGGCCCCGAGGTGCTCGCCGCGCTCCGTCGCGCCGGCGTGATGACTTTCTTCGACACGCACCTGATGCTCTCCGAGCCGCACCGCTACGTCGAAGCCTTCGCGAAAGCCGGCTCCAATCTCATCAGCATCCATATCGAGCCCGCCTACGACCACGCAGCGACCTTGCGCCGCATCCGCGAGCTCGGCTGCCAGTGCGGCATCGTGCTGAATCCCGGCACACCGGCCGAGTCCATCCGCGCGTTGCTGCCCCACGTCGACCTCGTGCTCGTGATGACGGTGCAACCCGGCTTCGGCGGCCAACCCTTCCGCCGCGACATGCTCCCGAAACTCCAGCAAATCGACGCCTGGAGGCGCGAGGCCGGCCTGAGCTTTCGTCTCGAAGTCGACGGCGGCATCGACCTCGTCACGGGCAAGGAATGCCGCGCCGCCGGCGCCGACACCTTCGTGGCCGGCACGTCCTTCTTCAAGGCGAGCGACCGCGCCGCGTTCGCCGCGACGTTCGCGTCACTCTGA
- a CDS encoding ABC transporter substrate-binding protein, with protein sequence MKRAVIVVALLAVLALPFALRTRRVATVRDADDRVVIVTPNNEATRYEFGRAFQGWYRARTGRSVEIDWRVLGGTSEIARFLESEYITAFRNHWVNELGKAWSRDVQAGSQNGRLPADAPASAREARAAFLASEVGCGIDVFFGGGTYDFERQAVAGRLVASRVFETHPDWFTDAVIPRVYGGEEFWDREHLWIGCVLSSYGILFNRDSLARLGVREPQQWDDLADFRFFGEVALCDPTKSGSIAKAFENILQQRMQRRARAAGESDPAAREARAVRAGWEDGLQLIQLVGANARYFTDTSQKPPIDVADGNCAAGMCIDFYGRAQAEAASTRGGTARLGYVSPPGGSVSSVDPIGILRGAPHRTLAEAFVEFVLSMEAQRLWNEKPGTATGPQRYALRRLPVRRDYYAQREWLALRSDPDANPFATEDPLIYRPERTAAVFREMAFIVRVMCQDTHEQLRAAWRAINAPDVDAARRGAALAVLQDLSDVSYERALNEIHRALTSKNKVDEVRLASELAAKFRARYAHAADIACGKVVFSPASE encoded by the coding sequence ATGAAACGGGCTGTGATCGTCGTGGCGTTGCTCGCGGTGCTCGCACTGCCGTTTGCGCTGCGGACGCGTCGGGTCGCGACGGTGCGCGATGCCGATGACCGCGTGGTGATCGTGACGCCGAACAACGAGGCGACCCGCTACGAATTCGGGCGCGCGTTTCAGGGGTGGTATCGCGCGCGGACCGGTCGGAGCGTCGAGATCGACTGGCGGGTGCTCGGCGGCACGAGCGAGATCGCGCGCTTCCTCGAGAGCGAATACATCACGGCCTTTCGTAATCATTGGGTGAACGAACTGGGCAAGGCGTGGAGTCGCGACGTGCAGGCAGGTTCGCAGAACGGTCGGCTGCCGGCCGACGCGCCCGCGAGCGCGCGAGAAGCGCGCGCGGCGTTCCTCGCGTCGGAGGTTGGATGCGGCATCGACGTTTTCTTCGGCGGTGGCACTTACGATTTCGAGCGGCAGGCGGTCGCGGGCCGATTGGTCGCGTCGCGGGTGTTCGAGACGCATCCGGATTGGTTCACCGATGCGGTGATACCGCGCGTCTACGGCGGGGAGGAGTTCTGGGATCGGGAGCACCTCTGGATCGGGTGCGTGCTCAGTTCCTACGGCATTTTGTTCAATCGCGATTCGCTTGCGCGTCTGGGCGTGCGCGAGCCGCAGCAGTGGGACGATCTCGCGGACTTTCGCTTCTTCGGCGAGGTGGCGCTGTGCGATCCGACGAAGAGCGGTTCCATCGCCAAGGCATTTGAAAACATCCTTCAGCAGCGGATGCAGCGGAGGGCGCGCGCGGCGGGCGAGTCCGATCCGGCCGCGCGCGAAGCGCGTGCGGTTCGCGCGGGCTGGGAGGATGGCTTGCAGCTGATCCAACTCGTGGGTGCCAATGCGCGGTATTTCACCGACACGTCGCAGAAGCCGCCAATCGACGTGGCGGATGGCAATTGCGCGGCGGGCATGTGCATCGACTTCTACGGACGCGCCCAGGCCGAGGCTGCGAGCACGCGCGGTGGCACGGCCCGGCTCGGCTACGTTTCGCCGCCGGGCGGCTCGGTCAGCTCCGTCGATCCGATCGGCATTCTGCGTGGTGCGCCGCATCGCACCCTGGCCGAGGCGTTCGTCGAGTTCGTGCTTTCAATGGAGGCGCAGCGGCTGTGGAACGAGAAGCCGGGCACGGCCACCGGCCCGCAACGCTACGCACTGCGGCGGCTGCCGGTGCGGCGGGATTACTACGCGCAGCGCGAGTGGCTCGCCCTGCGCAGCGATCCCGACGCGAATCCGTTCGCGACCGAGGATCCGTTGATCTACCGGCCGGAGCGGACCGCGGCGGTGTTTCGCGAAATGGCCTTCATCGTTCGCGTGATGTGCCAGGATACGCACGAGCAACTCCGTGCCGCGTGGCGGGCGATCAATGCGCCGGACGTCGATGCGGCTCGAAGAGGCGCCGCATTGGCGGTGCTGCAGGACTTGAGCGACGTGAGTTACGAACGAGCGCTGAATGAGATTCATCGCGCGCTGACCTCGAAGAACAAGGTCGACGAGGTGCGGCTGGCGAGCGAGTTGGCGGCGAAGTTCCGCGCGCGCTACGCGCACGCAGCGGATATCGCGTGCGGCAAAGTAGTTTTCAGCCCGGCCTCAGAGTGA